TGCAGCACGTTGCGGTTTCAGCATTGGGCAATGCGTTTCCGCAGTTCCTTCGcgcatccccgcccccccgcccccgcataCCGGATTGCTGCTGTCATTTCGTTTGATGCATTCCTGATTGTAACCTTGTTGCATGCCATGCGACGCCATGCGGCGGCGTTAGGGTGAGGCATGCAGGCCCCGCGCGTGTCTCCAGAGTGCGCGTGCGGCGATGCGCCACACGGTGGTTCTGCCTTTGGCGGTGCAGACGTTCCCTCTGATCTCTTTAGGGCGACTGCACTCATAAAAcattaacagcaacaacacTGGAGCAGCCACTGAACAGGCTGCGCTGGGCTCCTCCCTCTAGTGGTGAGAGTCCGTTACTGCGGGAGCCTTTTCTTTGCTGGTCTGGTCACCCTCTAGTGCAGGGGaaactcaaatctggacctcgaGGAGAGTTACactgctttttttccttccccttCATTTACACCTGGGACACCAAGTGAGTTAGATTTATTGgccaatcaattaattaatccaTCAATTGACTATCCGATAgaaaaggaaaaccagcagcactactgacCTCGAGGGCCAGGTTTGAGTATCCATGCCCTAGTGTCTAAGGCTTTAGAAGAGGAAGCCAGATCAGTTACTGAGTGAGTTCGTGAGAGAGGATCGCTGCTGTTTTTGAGGCTGCTATTAAACATAGGACAAATTCCCCTGGGACACAACCTATGCATCCAAACTGTGCACCAGTTGACCAAAGAAGTGCTGGCTGTGTGACGTGTGTAGCTCTGTAGTAACGTGAACTCTCCGCCCCTTTGCTTCATATCTTTCAACAATTCTTGGATATTTTATgcaagaccttttttttaaactttgtttttttttgtttgaatagtATATTCAAATGCGGGACACGATCCAGCTGGGCCTGTGTGAGTAGCCGTGACAACGGGGGGTGATTTGCATGAGGTGGGGCGGAGCAGGAGGAAGGCCGAACGACGGAGGCGCCCAGGTGTGAGCCTGCTTTTTTTCGGGGCGCTTTTCGAGAGAGGCGCGCTCCCACCGCGAAAGGGCGCGTTTAAGGATCACAACcttcttttctgaaaaaaaaaaaaccagtttcTCAACCGCACAGAGAAAAGACACGTACTGTACTTGGATGTTTTCTTCAGGAAAACTTTGCTTTGGCTCATCTTCAAgatgaaaagtgttttttttttttttttttttttttttttgcttagttCAGCATTCTGTGAGGTTTTCGTTGTTGAAGTctgacacaaataaaattgaatgggGAGGAAAAAATTAACTGTCCTTTTATTATGCGACTATCCAATGTGCAGGTATGttacatacactatatgaccaaaagtgtctggacaccccttggtcttgggctgtttttcatgacttgggctaggcccctttgaTCCAGTTaaaagcaaatcttaatgctacagcatacaatcacattctagatggtTCTGTGCTTCCCAAACAGTTTGGgggaggccctttcctgttttagcatgacaatgcccccgggcacacagcgaatgggaatggttttgtcgagaatggtgtggaagcaCTTCACTGACATGCACAGAGCCctaacctcaaccccatccaacatctagtataaagcctttccagaagagtggaagttgttatagcagcaaagggtggactaactccatatcagtgcccataattttggatgagatgttggatgtcacatgtccacatacttttggccatgtagtgtacaatgatttatttttcccagttcAGAGGAATCTGAAATCTACCCATGAAAGACAAAAGAATGGAATTCAGAATATTTCTTAAAAacataacctttatttaactaTTCTTTAATTTGTGCAGATATggatacagtattttttttcaaagtcatttgcaatataaaatgttaaaacaggATCCATTTCCAATCAAATTATTTCTTCTTCAAACAAAACCAGATGACAAAAAATGCAGCATGGAGACAGGACAGTTTACATTTGAAAGATTCTCTGATATGGTGACGTGAACCCGAAGGAGATTAGAACAGTCCATGGAATGCTTTGGCCAACAAGGCTTTCTTGCACAATGAAATATGCCCTCAAAATCAGTTTAGTTTGGGCTGTATTTAGTCAAAACGTAACTTAACATTGACTTAtgcttaaatttaaatgtaatgttttttctattttttttttttttaaatcgcacGGTTTGAGTgacatgaagtaaaaaaaatgcaatcccAATGTTTGAAGCCAATGTTGAGAACAAGTGACTGAATCCAGGTTTAGGGTGAAACCAAAGTGAActattaaagtttttttattaaagtttccATATGAGGTTTTTACCTTGAGCCATGCATTTTCACACACTTTGGAAGCAGACTGCGTACTCTGTTCCTTGTTTCAGGCAAAGCTCTTATGGACCTCAGAGAATAGGGGaagtcagccattttggctcttaaCCGTCTGGAGTTTTGCACACTTCCTATGCCACCACATTTACATACTTACATACATGAAAGGCTGAGCCACAAAATAACCTCAGATAACCTGTATAGACCAGGGGGGAAGCTCTGTATTCTAAACCTTAAACTTCCtaactgccattttttaaatctcaaaacTGCTGCAACCTGCCAACTTATGACTTGCTGACCTACCAGAATTTCCCACCCCTGGCTTATAAAAACTGGCCCATCGGTTCCTAAGTGGTCATGTGAGAGAGCGAAGCAGCTTAGCTACAACTTGCCACCGATGGGGCCATATGACAAGTCTGTCTGGTCCCATTTTTATGGGCACAGCTGGGGGATATAGGAGTTAGAGGGTGGAAGAGATGCAGGAGCTGAAAGTGAATACAACCTCTGATCTTGCTGCCGATTACTGGCTCacagttgcccccccccccccggccaacACAAACCGTCCCGTTGCTGTGTGACGTGGATCGGGTACGGCTGCCCCACCACGAAGAcactttggcctcaactgtggATTGTCCACTGCTTACTACACTTCCACCTCCAAGCCCCACACAGCCTGTTCACTTTATACGTACATATCCACAGCGCGTTCTTCCGCAGCAACATGGCATATAACAGCCACGATATAGCAGCCATGGCCTGTACTGGGAAAGTGGATTTATTTCTGTACGGGGAGAACACTGGCTATTTTGACTGCCTTCCTGTGTGCTAGCTCAGAGGTGTTCATCCCATCCTGTTTGAGAGCCCCGGGCCCTAGCTGGCATTTCTTCGTGCCTCAAAGTCAGCAACAAGAACAGACCCACGTAGCCAGGGCGAGGTGAGTTAGCTGGAATAAACCGCTGTAACTTATCAATCGCGTGCTGAATAACAAACGGCCGGGTGTCCCCTGACACCCCGGGGGGGGGTACAGCGGTGAACACCGCCCCGAGGCGTTCCTTTGCTCGCTCACATTCCGGGTCTGGAAACAGACACGCTAAAAACCCGAACACCATAAAACACGATAAGATATGACATCGCTCTGCGAAGGGGGAGTGTCTCGGTCTCGGTGCGTATatatacggggggggggggattagaaCGAAAGTCAGAAGTCTGCCTCGGGTCCGACCGAAGAGCGGGCGCTCGAAGAGCAGTTAAACATTAACGCCAGATTAAACTTGGGCAGATACAGCAGCCTAAACTCTTGACACGCCCTCCTTTCGCATACCAGGGATGAGGTGTGGAGCGCCTAAAAGCTAGCCTCGTTTTCGGGTCACTGTGACGGGTTTAACAAGGTGCGATTCAAATGTTGACTTCTAAAGAAAAGCGCTAAGCCAGCAGATGTATAACAAAGGATGTGTTTACGCTCCTGCCCCAACCACAAAAGCTACAAATAGCAGTGTGCACCGTCACCTCCATTGCGAGTGAGAAACGGTCAGGCTGAGCGTCTCTATTTCTGGTAAATATCTGAAATAGTTTCTCATTCCCATACGAAAACCAGTTCGCTCTGAAAACATTTCCGCTTCACGGCATGCAGAAGGTTTATAACAAGGCATGCTCTGCTGATTATAGAAACCTTCATGTACATCTTCAGCTATTGTCTGCTGAAGGACAAACATTTATCAGAGAAGGCTGCCATTACCCCTCATTGTGGTTTTGATTTCGTTCTGTGTCATTAGAGCTTTCATATCCTATCCGCTCTCACTAATCTAGCTAAccacagttttttcccccctccattACACAACAAGAAAGGGCCTACCATGTGAAACCGATGATGTGGATCTAGAGATATGAATTGCGTGTACAAAGCATAGATTAATAATATGATATAAAACGGATAGCCTAAACATGCTCGTGTCTCCATTCTGCGCAACTATGCGCAAGGACAAGCCCTCTTCTAGCTCCCTTAGCTTTTACCccctttttttggggaggggtgcCTAATTCAGTAATAGCCCCATTAAATATTCTAATGACATGGACTTACGTTTAAAGTCATGACAGTTTTATACTTTTTTGGCCACAAACAAAATTTTCCCCCACTTTTTTTTGGgaccataccccccccccccccccccccccagaactaTTTTAGGGGGGGCTAGGCCTCGGAGACACAAACACCTACAACCATACGTCTGGAACTAAGGCTCCACCACCTCTTTCCCCGCCCCCTGTGTTAGACTGCTCCCTGGCCAGAGGGTTGGTACTAGTAGGCAGACTCTCGCACAACACCCCCCACGATAAAACCTTGTTACCTTCAACCAAGAGAGAGGACCTGCCAGGATTTTCCATTGCCACGGCAGTTTCAGCATGATAACTAAGTCTCCCAAAACTTAAAATTTAAACATCTTCATACAAGCAGGGTCGTGCCGAAGGGGTTTGATACTTAGTGTAAAAGCAGCCCTGCTACTGCAAAGTGCAATTTAATGATAGAACAATCCATGCTACTTACAAATATGAATTCCATCTTCCaaatgtgatatatatatatatatgattttttccatttgaatcatttaaataaattactctCCAGCTACCAAAACCCAACgctcatatatattttattataaataacatTCAGCTTGGCACTTCACACTGTTGACGTGAGACTGAAGTTCCATGGGTCGACCAAATATGTACAGCAGTCGGCTGTcaattatttgctttttttgaaCGAACCGATTAAAAGACATTGCCATCCACCGAAAAACAATGGTTCAGGTTCAAATCGGTGGCAGCTCCGCCCATCCGTCGCTCCGTCATCACCACGTCACGCCTGCCTGATATGCACTTCCCTGAAGACTGCGACACCGGAGCCCCGAAACGCACAACGGAAGCCGGCATTCCACAGACAGAGcgccccccctttcccccccccccccccggtcctcCGTCCCGAGAGAACGCCTTTCCCCCGAAGTGTCGGCCGTTCGCCTCCGAACATTACTTCTGAATGTAGATGATGACGATGCAGAGCGCGCCGACCAGTCCCAGTGCCTGGATTCCCAGGAACCACAGCATCACCCAGAAGAACACCACGACGACCGGCTCCACGATCTTCTCCCCGAAGTACACCTGCGTGAAGCCGACGCCCCGGAGGCACTTGTTCAGCTCGCCGAACAGAGTCCCCAGCTTCTCGCAGTCGTCCACCGGGGGCGGCTGCGGGCCCGATCCAGACGGGCCCTCCCTGAGCGCATCCTGTGAGAACAGGAAATGGTTAGCCCGGCAGTCGCAAAAACGGGGGCACTGCTTTGTGCGTACAAACAATGACATTGAATGGAGCGACGCACTTATAATTGAAATGAGACATACATCTAAGGAAATATTTTGGGAAGAGGCTAAATTggcctaaaacaaaaaccaggcTGTGCTTTGGTACCACGCCACTGCTTGCTTATTAGCCTGCTGACAGAAGACATAGAGTTTCAAGCGTCGCTTACAGCACGTTATGACGAAAgaaatgttttacagaaatGGCTCAACGTTTAGGATGGATTAAACTTAAGTTTCCTTCGAGTAAGTATAactaaatatttacagaattgGAAGATAGGGAAAGCACTGTGAtttacaaaaaactaaaaataaaatattgagtaGCCTATCTTACCATGTAGCATACCATTAGAAGTGACAAGTGGTATAAACATATAAATTGGCCTGCTGATGGAAAGCAAAATCTATGATCCAGTGTGTTCTCAACATGGTAACGGACTTCATCTTCAATTCAGCATTCGCCCAACATTTCCAAGTTTTGGGAAAATCCCCCAATATACGGGGGTTTATCTTGATGATGGGGAAATGCAACACAGTTTGTTGGGTTTCTTTATTGAGCACAAGACTTTGGCGTGGCGACGTTTATGATGCCAACAATGAGTGAATTCCCTAGAGTGTGATTCTCATAACTCAAACACCAAGGCATCAAAGTGAAACACAGGTGCTTTCCATTTCCTTGTTCAGTCTCCAGTCTCCTCAAGAGGATGAACAGCGTCGGATAtacagagtgtgagtgtgtgtgtgtgtgtgtgtgttgctcgCTGTCAAAGATGGTGGAAAATTTACAGGACAGAAATAGTTTGTAAATGGACTTGCTGAACATAGTTCTGAGGTCTAGCAAGTCTCAGAAGCTAACTCACCTGTCTATTTATCACCTGAGTGAGAAAGTGACTGCACAAATTCCTTCCAAGTTATTCAAACCAGCATGGTAAATTCCAGAATAAATGTCAAACCTGCTTCAAAAATAAGAGCGAGGAAGTGCTGTATATAACAGTGCGTGtcatgtgacatttaaaaaaatggatttggCTATTTTCTTCGCTACCTATAGGCATTAGGCCTACTAGTAATATCTGCAGCAGATATAGGCCTATTTAATCTGTGAGTGTAACAGTTTGTTTGTGACCAGGGTTGGAAAATCCAATTGATTCAAATTCAGAAATGAATAGTTCCCTACTCCTGCCTAATTGTGTAGTTCTTATGGACAGAATACCCACTGATCTGGCTGTCTCTCTTTGACGCTTGGTGACATGCTATCCCCTGCTTTTTTGTGTCCAGGAGATAACCAGAGGTGAGTGTTCAAGAACAAATCAAAATTATTATAGGCTTGTTTTGACTTCATGGCGTCATAAAACATTGGTTGTGccccaaaaatgtttaaatgctgTCAGTAATGCCCTGGCATtctaaaaattataatttctgtGTAACATATTGTTTGGGTATTGTTATTTGCAGATAGATTAAACCAGTATCGAGCGAGAGATAACATTTAAATGCAGCAAATACGTTGCCCTACATTCATTATGATAATTTATTGTCACGTCTTGGGTAGGCTATGTAGGACATGTAAGAAAATTTGTGAAAACACTCAAATCAAGGGGAATTGGACAGAGTTGAGGGAATTTTAACACGGGCCTGGCAACATAGCTCTCAGCTCTTGCATTAATTTCACCTGCCATCAACACCACTTCGAAACGTTCCGCAGTGTTCTGCCCATATAACTCGCTAACGCGCTATCGCGCTTTGGTTTATCGTTTTATTACGCAAACCGTCGTCCCGTTGCCAAACACTCAATGATCTCTGTACAGCGCTAAATGCTCTTACTTGTTTTACATAAATCAGCCGTTTTAGCGCGTGGAAAAACAGAAAGTACAGGCTAGATACATTATCACTTGAAGTGTTACTTACTATTAGAATGCATTATCCCTGGAATGTGTTCACAGGAAACATGACCTGCATGTGTGCTTTGGAAATCTGCTATTGGTCCGAAGATTGCaatatgaaaaacagaataGCCCATTGCTTGCTAGTTAGGTATAGTGTTAAGTGACTGAAGTAAACAAGTAAGATGCGTTACCATTCCCACAAACTTACTATCTACCCCGCGACaaaacagaattatttaaaCGGATTAAATCGACTTTGTTTGCATTGATTGTTAATGACTCTATTATCGCCCGGCAGCTAGCATTTCTGGCGTATAGAAGCCTACCTGCCTAGCTGGCTCTACATCGCGCTTCACCGCATGATGTGAGTGAAATCTTCTCCGGCGGTTCTCCAATTCTTCAAAATCACGTCGATGCAGTACTGGTCTGTCACTGACAGTTGGACCCaaggcagacatttttatttgagttGTTCCGGGGTGTCAGGGTCCGCTTCGGTCAGGCTTCGGTGAAGGCTTAAAACAGATCCTAAAGATAGCCTTCCTGACAGCATACCCCACAAGCTGTTCagctgtaatgctgtgtgatCTGACGTAACGAGAGGAGGAGCTTGGAGTCCGACTGTTATTTCACACAGCGAAAGCAGAATACACCCATTGCGCGCCACAGACATCAGACACATGAACGCGCGCGTGATCTTAAAGATGACTCATTGTGGGTACACATTTTGCTTGATATGAATATTTCCAACACATTACAGATCAGACCAGTAGTAAAGCTGGAAAGACGCTAAACAGATTCCATATTCCATATATCTTTATTGTCCCACTATGGGGAAATTCGGTTTGCAGTCGGAGATGCAACGCCAATGATTCACACTCATAACAAATGaagtaaaacaacaaataagACAATTGATACAACCAATTTACCTGAAATACACATAGTTTTTTTCAAAGAGCAGATAGATTGACCGCAGTAGCAAGTTTAGGGCCGGGGTAGAGATTTACGAAAATCAGTCGCTATTTGCTGAACACTAGAAAGCTGTGTGAATCTCCAGTGTTTATGCAAACGATcgtattttaaacaaaactggATTCGTTTAATTAAGATCACTTACCGATCACTATGAAAAAATCAATTATCGAAGCGTCGGGGattgtgttcatttaatttcatcagTTGCCtataattactttaaaatggtACACTTTGCCAACGTAATTTTCTGACAGTAGGTAGCTAATCGGTAGCCTATATAGCCTATCAACATTTAGTCTATCGTGGCACTTTAATCCCAGGCACAATTCATAGTTGAGAACATCTAAACTGATTTGACTTACTTGATATTCAGATGAAACCATTTCAATGTAATTTATATTCTGGGTTTGATAAACCTAGGGGGCATGAAGTGGTccatagtttttgttttcatcaagATCCATTTATGAATGacgtttttcaaaatgattccGATAAGATGTAGCCCATTCATACCTTCCACTGTGTAGGCTACTACCATGCACATTTATGATCACCAGCTTGTGACGTCAAAGTAGTATATTTCTGACCCTCTGTTACGTCATCAAAGTTTAGATATATCATATATAAATTTCCACACCAAACAAGTAAAGTCAGTTCTTCGCCATACTAAGGTTGTACAAGGTCTTACGTATTCAGCGAAAGAACCAAGCGTTCAACATGATATCTTCTGAATCCGAACAGTACGACTACACGGACGATTTAGGCTATGGAATGTTCGGCACGGTCGCGACTTACGAGCGGCAAAGCGACAAGAAAATCGTTGCAGTGAAGAGACTGTTCCACGTGAACAGTCGGATGGCCATCCGAGAAGCACGACTTCTATCTGCTCTCACGGCCCATAACGCGTACAACCACCACATTGTACGCTTCTATGAAGGTTTTTCGGAcgattttttcttttacatagtGGAAGAGGCACTGGAACAGAACCTGAATAATTATCAGAAGACAAACGCGCTGAAAAGGTTTGAAATCCGGGACGTCCGGACGATTGTTCTGCAGCTGCTCATTGCGCTGGCCAAACTGGAGGACATGGGGATCGTCCATACTGACATCAAGCAGGAGAACATCCTGCTCGTTAACCATGGCCGCCAGCCTTTCCGAGTGAAGCTGGCTGACTTTGGCTCCGCCATGACCGCAAACGAGCTGGTTAAAATGTGGACGCCATACATTCAGCCCAGGTTAGCAGACACTTTTCCCAACATCAGATTGAATGGTTGACTGGTGGCTACATTGTAGGCCAGTATACGTTTTTTAAGTTTCACTGGCCCAGTATCACTGGCTAGGAAACAAAACCTTCATGACAGAATTAGCAAGAAGCTATAGGATACCCTGTCCTAGATTCCAAATTATTGCTACAGGTTACGCTACAAAGTCTCAATGCAAATTAACATCGTTCTATATTAGCCGTTGCACTTAATTAATCACTTAGTTTTTTACCTGTGCAATTGTTGCCTCGTTCCAGATTTGTTCGAGCTCCCGAGGTCCTCCTGGCCTGTCCGTGCAACCCGAAGATCGACATGTGGTCTCTGGGCTGCGTGATGGGGGAAATGGCAATTGGCCGCATGGTGTTCCCCTCGCTGTGTGAGCTGGAGCTGGCCCACAGCATCTTTGGCACCCGGGGAATGCCCTCTGCCGCAATGCTGAGCTCGGGCATCAAAACAAAGACGTTTTTTGATTGGGTGGAAACCAGCAAGGGGGTATATGGCTGGCAGCTGAAGCCATACAATGGGAGGCAGCTGTTCTCGGGGACCCAGAGCTTGAGGGGGTATGCGCCAGCCAACCTGGACCTACTGCAAAACATGGAGGAACTAGAACACGGCTCAGAAGAGCAGGATTTTGCAGAGCTGGCTGACCGCAGGAGCCTGGTGGACCTGCTTGACCGGATGCTGGTCCTCGAGCCGGAGCAGAGGGTCGGCCCCGAGGCACCCTTTCATGACCCTGAAACACCTCAGCGGGCGCGCAAAGCCCCGCGCGCAGTCCTCGCTGCAGGCGTACAGGGAGGCGGGCGTGTGTCCGCCCCAGGACCGCGCGTGGAACTGCGACTCCTCCTCTGAGGAGAGCGACCTCGAGGTCCcgaaggagaagaggaggcgCTCCGTGAGACGGTCGCTGCTCTCGTTCTTCTCGCGCCTCTTCTCACGCCGGCGCAAGAGGCAGCCTGCGGCCTCTCAGGTCAACGTAGACCCCCCGGAGGGTCCCAGCTCTGCCGCCCGCGGAGGCCAGCCGGCCCAAAACCCCGTGACGACGGAGGTAAGTCTGGAAAATGCCTGGTGGTCCTGTGAAAGAGATGAATAGAGCTCGTCTTAAATGTTGTCCCATAATGCAAAGGTGACGTGGATACTGCTAGTGGGGGGTTATATACATTTGTTGTCAAATTACAAGAATTTTTGTACCCACTACAGCAGCAAAGCCCGGAGGCCTCGAGCAGCAGTTCAGCCTTCGAGTCCGAGGAGAGCAGCACTGAGGACAGCGGCAGCGCTCTGGCCGCCCCCGAGGGGCCCCCCAAAAAGAGGGGCTTCCTGAAGTGGCTGCGGACCCGCTTCTCGGGATGCCGGGGCAAGAAGTCCGCCTCCACTCCGGGCAGCAACAGCAGCCTGTAGGGTTTCGGGGAGGCGGAGAGCGCGGGAAACGCCAGAAGATGGTGTGGTGAGGTTGTCATGGGTCTGGCCTTCCTTTGttgcgaaaaaaaaaagggaaaagggttTTGAGAATCTTCTGATGTTTGGTTATGTGCTGACTGCACGTATTGGCATGAGACACATAGACCCAATAGAAATagccttccttttttaaatgttctgcgAATGCTGTCAATGCAATTGGTGAGTATTATcggtgcgcatgtgcgtgtgtggggttttaggagataaaaaaaaattatccaaaAATTATCCTAAACTCATCCCATAACCTCAGCCATTGATGGGGGTGAAAGGTAAA
This region of Anguilla anguilla isolate fAngAng1 chromosome 5, fAngAng1.pri, whole genome shotgun sequence genomic DNA includes:
- the LOC118227484 gene encoding homeodomain-interacting protein kinase 4-like encodes the protein MISSESEQYDYTDDLGYGMFGTVATYERQSDKKIVAVKRLFHVNSRMAIREARLLSALTAHNAYNHHIVRFYEGFSDDFFFYIVEEALEQNLNNYQKTNALKRFEIRDVRTIVLQLLIALAKLEDMGIVHTDIKQENILLVNHGRQPFRVKLADFGSAMTANELVKMWTPYIQPRFVRAPEVLLACPCNPKIDMWSLGCVMGEMAIGRMVFPSLCELELAHSIFGTRGMPSAAMLSSGIKTKTFFDWVETSKGVYGWQLKPYNGRQLFSGTQSLRGYAPANLDLLQNMEELEHGSEEQDFAELADRRSLVDLLDRMLVLEPEQRVGPEPRAQSSLQAYREAGVCPPQDRAWNCDSSSEESDLEVPKEKRRRSVRRSLLSFFSRLFSRRRKRQPAASQVNVDPPEGPSSAARGGQPAQNPVTTEQQSPEASSSSSAFESEESSTEDSGSALAAPEGPPKKRGFLKWLRTRFSGCRGKKSASTPGSNSSL
- the fam241a gene encoding uncharacterized protein FAM241A: MSALGPTVSDRPVLHRRDFEELENRRRRFHSHHAVKRDVEPARQDALREGPSGSGPQPPPVDDCEKLGTLFGELNKCLRGVGFTQVYFGEKIVEPVVVVFFWVMLWFLGIQALGLVGALCIVIIYIQK